A single window of Neisseria sp. KEM232 DNA harbors:
- a CDS encoding DUF58 domain-containing protein, protein MWPFSKPVQAASVSRSPTLAAIRCRPTRPGVGLLAVVGLLWLVGVNYQVNLAYVAAFWLFGFLMVGVLLNLRQLLALQIDVAMPQEVFAGQNAVLRLTADHGGRSRFLWLCSEDDYLAQSPSENIWQPWRIGKSGGAYEWRIPALLRGRLRVPPLRTASVAPFGLTVSQCVWHWPSDAVVYPAPIDHAPPAAAPRDSGESTERRPAQGGDEPAYLQPHQDGMPVQNIAWKAYAKTGEMLAKRFEEEAPAADNHIISYRDYPAGTPKDRLAGFLCRRVLDAERSGAPYILELPQRTVAPQNGQREICLTALALW, encoded by the coding sequence ATGTGGCCGTTCAGTAAACCCGTTCAAGCGGCCTCCGTCAGCCGCTCGCCCACCCTCGCCGCCATCCGCTGCCGCCCGACGCGGCCGGGCGTCGGCCTGCTCGCCGTCGTCGGCCTGCTGTGGCTGGTCGGCGTCAACTATCAGGTCAACCTTGCCTACGTCGCCGCCTTCTGGCTGTTTGGTTTTCTGATGGTCGGCGTGCTGCTCAACCTGCGCCAGCTCCTCGCCCTGCAAATCGACGTCGCCATGCCGCAGGAAGTGTTTGCGGGACAAAACGCCGTATTGCGGCTCACCGCAGACCACGGCGGCCGCAGCCGCTTCCTCTGGCTGTGCAGCGAAGACGACTATCTGGCACAGAGTCCGTCTGAAAACATCTGGCAGCCCTGGCGCATCGGCAAAAGCGGCGGCGCATACGAGTGGCGCATTCCCGCCCTGCTGCGCGGCCGCCTGCGCGTGCCGCCGCTGCGCACCGCCTCCGTCGCCCCCTTCGGCCTCACCGTATCGCAATGCGTGTGGCACTGGCCGAGCGACGCCGTCGTCTACCCCGCCCCCATCGACCACGCGCCGCCCGCCGCCGCCCCGCGCGACAGCGGCGAAAGCACGGAGCGCCGCCCCGCGCAGGGCGGCGACGAACCCGCCTATTTGCAGCCACACCAAGACGGCATGCCCGTGCAGAACATCGCCTGGAAAGCCTACGCCAAAACCGGCGAAATGCTGGCGAAACGCTTTGAAGAAGAAGCACCCGCAGCCGACAACCACATCATCTCCTACCGCGACTACCCGGCCGGCACGCCGAAAGACCGGCTCGCCGGCTTCCTGTGCCGCCGCGTCCTTGACGCCGAGCGCAGCGGCGCGCCCTACATTCTCGAACTGCCGCAGCGCACCGTCGCCCCGCAAAACGGCCAGCGCGAAATCTGCCTGACCGCCCTGGCCTTGTGGTAA
- the cas2 gene encoding CRISPR-associated endonuclease Cas2 gives MLMLITYDISLQDPAGAARLNRIAKHCLDYGTRVQYSVFECDIAPDQWVKLKAKLLDTYNPETDSLRFYHLGSRWRRKVEHHGAKPALDVFQDTLVV, from the coding sequence ATGCTGATGCTGATTACCTACGACATTTCCCTGCAAGACCCCGCCGGCGCCGCGCGGCTCAACCGCATCGCCAAACACTGCCTGGACTACGGCACGCGCGTGCAGTATTCCGTGTTCGAATGCGACATCGCGCCCGACCAATGGGTGAAACTGAAAGCCAAGCTGCTGGACACCTACAACCCCGAAACCGACAGCCTGCGTTTCTACCATCTCGGCAGCCGCTGGCGGCGCAAAGTCGAACACCACGGCGCCAAACCGGCGCTTGACGTGTTTCAGGACACGCTGGTGGTGTGA
- the cas1c gene encoding type I-C CRISPR-associated endonuclease Cas1c: protein MRKLQNTLYITGQGSYLHKERETLVVERERKKVAQLPVHAIGHIFCFGNVLVSPFLMGFCGENGVNLAFFTENGRYLGRLQGRQSGNILLRREQYRQSERNPVLVARNIVAAKIQASKRVLQRRLRNHGGSEDIQDAVAALNSSLRQLKRADSLDWVRGIEGDAAARYFAVFGSLIREGSGFAFNGRNRRPPRDAVNALLSLLYSVIGKEISGALQGVGLDPQAGFLHADRPGRDSLAQDILEEFRAWWADRLALSLINRGQLKTDDFVCESSGAVSLKDDARKRLFHSLQSKKQEKIVHPFLQEEVEIGLLPHIQAMLLARHLRGDLAEYPPFLMR from the coding sequence ATGCGCAAGCTGCAAAACACGCTTTACATCACCGGCCAGGGCAGCTATCTGCACAAAGAGCGTGAAACGCTGGTGGTCGAGCGCGAGCGCAAAAAAGTCGCGCAACTGCCGGTGCACGCCATCGGCCATATTTTCTGCTTCGGCAACGTGCTGGTGTCGCCGTTTCTGATGGGCTTTTGCGGCGAAAACGGCGTCAATCTCGCCTTTTTCACCGAAAACGGCCGCTATCTTGGGCGTTTGCAGGGGCGGCAGAGCGGCAACATCCTGCTGCGGCGCGAGCAGTACCGCCAATCCGAGCGTAATCCCGTTCTCGTTGCCCGCAATATTGTTGCCGCCAAAATCCAGGCTTCCAAGCGCGTGCTGCAACGCCGTTTGCGCAACCACGGCGGCAGCGAAGATATTCAGGATGCCGTTGCCGCGCTCAACAGCAGCCTGCGTCAGCTTAAACGCGCCGACTCGCTCGATTGGGTGCGCGGCATCGAAGGCGACGCCGCCGCGCGTTATTTTGCCGTGTTTGGCAGCCTGATCCGCGAGGGCAGCGGCTTTGCTTTCAACGGTCGCAACCGCCGCCCGCCGCGCGATGCCGTCAACGCCCTGCTGTCGCTGCTGTACAGCGTTATCGGCAAAGAAATCAGCGGTGCACTGCAAGGCGTCGGGCTTGATCCGCAGGCGGGCTTTCTCCACGCCGACCGCCCCGGCCGCGACAGCCTCGCCCAAGACATACTGGAAGAATTCCGCGCCTGGTGGGCAGACCGTCTTGCTCTCAGCCTGATTAACCGCGGCCAGCTCAAAACAGACGACTTCGTGTGCGAAAGCAGCGGTGCCGTCAGCCTGAAAGACGACGCGCGCAAACGGCTGTTTCACAGTCTGCAAAGCAAAAAACAGGAAAAAATCGTCCACCCGTTTTTGCAGGAAGAAGTGGAAATCGGCCTGCTGCCGCACATCCAAGCCATGCTGCTCGCCCGCCACCTGCGCGGCGATCTGGCCGAATATCCGCCGTTTTTAATGCGCTGA
- the cas4 gene encoding CRISPR-associated protein Cas4 — protein sequence MQPATATADERTIPLSALQHYAFCPRQCALIHNEQAWAENFLTAQGRVLHERVDSGEPETRKGVRFERSVHVAAERLGIHGVLDMVERDLRSGSLKPVEYKRGRPKPDVCDEIQLCAQALCLEEMSGQTVAEGALWYGQTRHRVPVVFSDGLREQTLQTVAAVRELLAGGKTPPPEYGKRCKACSLAEICQPKLLSRDRSRRYAAALFDTADDEAADDADSETA from the coding sequence ATGCAGCCTGCCACCGCCACAGCAGACGAGCGCACCATCCCCCTGTCCGCTCTGCAACACTATGCCTTCTGCCCGCGCCAATGTGCGCTGATTCACAACGAGCAGGCGTGGGCGGAGAATTTTCTCACTGCGCAGGGCAGGGTGTTGCATGAGCGCGTCGATTCTGGCGAGCCGGAAACCCGAAAGGGCGTGCGTTTTGAGCGCAGCGTGCATGTGGCGGCGGAGCGGCTGGGCATTCACGGCGTATTGGATATGGTCGAGCGCGATTTGCGTTCGGGCAGCCTGAAACCTGTTGAATACAAGCGCGGCCGCCCCAAGCCGGATGTTTGCGACGAAATCCAGCTTTGCGCGCAGGCTTTATGCCTGGAAGAAATGAGCGGGCAGACGGTCGCCGAAGGCGCGCTGTGGTACGGGCAAACCCGCCACCGCGTGCCGGTGGTGTTTTCAGACGGCCTGCGCGAACAAACCCTGCAAACCGTCGCCGCCGTGCGTGAACTGCTCGCCGGCGGTAAAACGCCGCCGCCCGAATACGGCAAACGCTGCAAGGCGTGTTCGCTGGCAGAAATCTGCCAGCCCAAGCTGCTGTCCCGCGACCGTTCCCGCCGCTACGCTGCCGCCCTGTTCGACACCGCAGACGACGAAGCGGCAGACGATGCGGATTCGGAAACAGCCTGA
- the cas7c gene encoding type I-C CRISPR-associated protein Cas7/Csd2, producing MSLSKKIDFALIIKVQNANPNGDPLNGNRPRADFAGFGEMTDVCLKRKIRDRLQDAGESIFVQANERKDDGMVSLKNRYDHFVKQLKTENSTEETGKKNQKGSDLKKDIIAKEACKHWVDVRSFGQVFAFSGKDEDGVSIAVRGPVTLHSAFSIEPINITSTQITKSVNGDGDSDVKKSPDTMGMKHRVDSGIYVAYGAMSPQLAERTGFSDADAEKIKAVLPKLFEGDASSARPEGSMQVLKLIWWEHGCKSGQYSSAKVHGSLKVNADGSYVLNNLNGLQAQEIDGF from the coding sequence ATGTCTTTAAGCAAAAAAATCGACTTTGCCCTGATTATCAAAGTGCAAAACGCCAACCCCAACGGCGACCCGCTCAACGGTAACCGTCCGCGTGCCGACTTTGCCGGTTTCGGCGAAATGACCGATGTTTGCCTGAAACGCAAAATCCGCGACCGTCTGCAAGATGCGGGCGAGAGCATTTTCGTGCAGGCAAATGAAAGAAAAGATGACGGAATGGTTAGCTTGAAAAACCGTTATGATCATTTCGTCAAACAATTGAAAACAGAAAACTCTACCGAAGAGACAGGGAAAAAAAACCAAAAAGGATCAGATCTGAAAAAAGACATCATTGCAAAAGAAGCCTGTAAACACTGGGTAGATGTTCGTAGTTTTGGTCAAGTTTTTGCGTTTAGTGGCAAAGATGAAGACGGTGTGTCTATTGCAGTTCGCGGTCCTGTTACTCTTCACTCTGCGTTTAGTATTGAGCCGATCAACATTACCAGCACACAAATTACCAAAAGCGTGAATGGCGATGGCGACAGTGATGTTAAGAAAAGCCCTGACACCATGGGCATGAAGCACCGCGTGGACAGCGGCATCTACGTTGCCTACGGCGCAATGTCCCCCCAGCTTGCCGAGCGTACCGGCTTCTCCGATGCCGATGCGGAAAAAATCAAAGCCGTGCTGCCCAAGCTGTTTGAAGGCGACGCCTCATCCGCCCGCCCCGAAGGCAGCATGCAGGTTCTGAAACTCATCTGGTGGGAACACGGCTGCAAATCAGGACAATATTCCTCCGCCAAAGTGCATGGCAGCCTGAAAGTCAATGCCGACGGCAGCTATGTTTTGAATAACCTCAACGGTCTCCAAGCCCAAGAAATTGACGGCTTCTGA
- the cas8c gene encoding type I-C CRISPR-associated protein Cas8c/Csd1, translating to MSWMSKLYQTYEYAQKQNLDDEDLALPFHMPKAAHLKVVLNDKGELVCAERFDGKKQVPIQVTEKSSKRSGSTIAPYALHDNLQYIAKTAEQYLTIEYLSKVAEKKAPQKGGEKWKAFLSDNDDGRRKFADSEKEKFRNSFECYEKQLSDWADFSGLKEIQAVLQYIRKGSLIKDLLSHQVFTIEEDILLSKKDDPFGFTIVWAVEIPGDPHAELWSKNSVQADWIRYQESMSEQDSTQKDLCYITGEQEFPVAAYPKIQGNAKLISANDTGGLTFLGRFLTDKQAVILGRDVSQKAFNVLKWLIKRQGFKFGDQVTVAWAISGKRIPSPLQDTFVELDLDNLGSSIGKTEAKKQPENQEGGIDWSDNIGKAAAEIIKRKMRGYRADLEKHEQISLLMLDSATPGRMALTYYQEFLPDDYFANLDAWVDDTAWYQRHSINKKQTVWPILPPSPYAVYETVYGKRGSDTLKKQLYARLLPVIAGGSSVPLPYDLVQKSFQAACNPSGCEHWEWQRNIGVACALYKGWRARHHDSSQKRIYSMDLDLENRSRDYLFGRLLAVAEKLESTALRIADEERATTAERYMQRFAVHPLSTWLQIETNLVKSYKDRLRNNRYMGFLRNREKEIDEIMSALNELRDQTGCSLDTKLDGEFLLGYHSQKMAYRNKVNAQVQSDMQDDQAESN from the coding sequence ATGAGCTGGATGAGCAAGTTGTATCAAACTTATGAGTACGCACAAAAACAGAATTTAGACGATGAAGACTTGGCTTTGCCTTTCCATATGCCTAAAGCTGCGCATTTAAAAGTAGTGCTAAATGATAAAGGCGAATTGGTTTGTGCAGAACGCTTCGATGGCAAGAAACAAGTTCCTATTCAGGTAACAGAAAAATCATCAAAACGATCTGGTTCGACGATTGCGCCGTATGCCTTGCATGATAACTTGCAATATATTGCTAAAACTGCGGAGCAGTATCTAACGATTGAATATCTTTCAAAAGTAGCTGAAAAAAAAGCACCGCAAAAAGGAGGAGAAAAATGGAAGGCTTTTTTATCTGATAACGATGACGGCAGAAGAAAATTTGCAGATTCGGAAAAAGAAAAATTCAGAAATAGTTTTGAATGTTACGAAAAGCAATTATCCGATTGGGCTGATTTTAGTGGGTTGAAAGAAATACAGGCTGTTTTGCAATATATACGAAAAGGCTCTTTGATTAAGGATTTATTAAGCCATCAAGTTTTCACGATTGAAGAAGATATTTTGTTGTCGAAAAAAGATGACCCGTTTGGCTTTACGATTGTGTGGGCAGTAGAAATACCGGGTGATCCACATGCAGAATTATGGAGTAAAAACAGCGTCCAAGCAGACTGGATTAGATACCAAGAGAGTATGAGCGAACAAGATAGCACCCAGAAAGATTTGTGCTACATAACGGGAGAGCAGGAGTTTCCGGTAGCGGCATACCCTAAGATTCAAGGAAATGCCAAATTAATATCTGCCAATGATACGGGAGGTTTGACTTTTCTTGGTCGTTTTCTAACAGACAAACAAGCTGTTATTTTGGGAAGAGATGTTTCTCAAAAAGCATTCAATGTGCTGAAATGGTTAATTAAACGTCAGGGATTTAAATTCGGCGATCAAGTAACTGTCGCTTGGGCAATCAGCGGCAAGCGTATTCCCTCGCCGCTGCAAGACACCTTTGTTGAACTGGATTTGGATAACTTGGGCAGCAGTATCGGCAAAACCGAAGCCAAAAAGCAGCCTGAAAACCAAGAGGGCGGTATCGACTGGTCGGACAATATCGGGAAAGCCGCCGCAGAAATCATCAAACGGAAAATGCGCGGTTATCGGGCGGATTTGGAAAAGCATGAGCAAATTTCCCTGCTGATGCTCGATTCCGCCACGCCCGGCCGCATGGCGCTGACCTATTACCAGGAATTCCTGCCTGATGATTATTTCGCCAATCTGGATGCGTGGGTGGACGATACCGCTTGGTACCAACGGCACAGCATCAATAAAAAGCAGACCGTCTGGCCGATTCTGCCGCCTTCGCCCTATGCCGTTTATGAAACCGTGTATGGCAAACGCGGCAGCGATACCCTGAAAAAACAACTCTATGCCCGCCTGCTGCCCGTGATTGCGGGTGGCAGCAGCGTGCCGCTACCCTATGATCTGGTGCAGAAAAGCTTTCAGGCTGCCTGCAATCCCAGCGGCTGCGAACATTGGGAATGGCAGCGCAATATCGGCGTCGCCTGCGCGCTTTATAAAGGTTGGCGCGCCCGCCATCATGATTCATCACAAAAGAGGATTTATTCTATGGACTTAGATCTTGAAAACCGTTCACGCGATTATTTGTTTGGCAGGTTGTTGGCTGTTGCAGAAAAATTGGAAAGCACAGCATTGAGAATTGCTGATGAAGAACGTGCCACTACTGCCGAGCGTTATATGCAGCGTTTTGCAGTACATCCGCTCAGCACTTGGTTGCAAATTGAGACAAACCTTGTCAAATCTTATAAAGACCGTTTACGCAATAACCGTTATATGGGTTTTTTACGCAATCGTGAAAAAGAAATTGATGAAATCATGTCTGCGTTAAACGAATTAAGAGATCAAACCGGCTGTTCGTTAGATACCAAATTGGATGGTGAATTTTTATTGGGTTATCACAGCCAAAAAATGGCTTACCGCAATAAAGTCAATGCCCAAGTACAATCAGATATGCAAGATGATCAAGCAGAAAGTAACTAA
- the cas5c gene encoding type I-C CRISPR-associated protein Cas5c, with translation MDNKISFRVWGRQALFTDPVTKIGGEKFSYQVPTYEAIKGILKSIYWKPTLIWHIDRIRVVKPIRTQSKSTKPRQWESLKGNHHTLAIYTFLQDVEYQVEAHFTWNENWEELAPDRIAGKHIAIARRMLERGGRQDIFLGTRDCQGYVEPCEFRSGEGFYDGIDNLDFGLMFHSFGYPEETGKPELVGRFWQAKMEYGVIEFPSVNDTTGRLKSRFIRKMQPEKPFKRGENLKAVENEAQELGL, from the coding sequence ATGGACAATAAAATCAGTTTTCGCGTTTGGGGGCGGCAGGCATTGTTTACCGACCCCGTTACCAAAATCGGCGGCGAAAAATTCAGCTATCAAGTGCCAACCTATGAAGCGATAAAAGGCATACTGAAAAGCATATATTGGAAGCCAACCTTGATCTGGCATATAGACCGCATCCGTGTGGTGAAGCCGATACGCACGCAAAGCAAGTCCACCAAACCTAGGCAATGGGAATCTCTGAAGGGAAATCATCATACATTGGCTATCTACACCTTTTTGCAAGATGTGGAATACCAGGTTGAAGCGCATTTCACTTGGAACGAAAACTGGGAAGAGCTGGCGCCAGATCGTATTGCCGGCAAGCACATCGCCATCGCCCGCCGAATGCTGGAACGCGGCGGGCGGCAGGATATTTTCCTGGGTACGCGCGACTGCCAAGGCTATGTTGAGCCGTGCGAGTTTCGCAGCGGCGAAGGTTTTTACGACGGCATCGACAATCTGGATTTCGGTTTGATGTTCCACAGCTTCGGCTATCCCGAAGAAACCGGCAAACCCGAGCTGGTCGGTCGTTTTTGGCAGGCTAAAATGGAATACGGCGTAATTGAATTTCCCAGCGTTAACGACACAACAGGCCGTCTGAAAAGCCGTTTTATCCGCAAAATGCAGCCTGAAAAGCCGTTTAAGCGCGGCGAGAATCTGAAAGCGGTGGAAAACGAAGCGCAGGAGTTGGGCTTATGA
- a CDS encoding CRISPR-associated helicase/endonuclease Cas3, which produces MSDNQFIAHVRKADGEQQLLETHLAETAEIAGLLAAKLGLGMAGKLLGLMHDFGKYSEKFQSYIRHATGLLDPDADEEENTPTDSKVDHSTAGAQWVYGRLKVFWAQYGIGELFGQMLGLCIASHHGAGLIDCLDPDNGEAVWRKRFNKDDALTHLAQCEQVADKSVLQQAQSLAGEALLKEMLTALDAIIRPMSESFNKERKHGEIRTPHKIEEFYLGCFTRFLFSCLIDADRINSADFEREAQKDVRRFAEMPDWQAAIDKLEAHLAQFPVRYPIDKIRRDISDTCLRRSGDLQGIYTLTVPTGGGKTLASLRYALHHAQKHRLDRIIYIIPYTSIIDQNARAVRDILGADWVLEHHSNLEPEQQSWQDKLLSENWDKPIVFTTMVQFLDAWFGGGTRGVRHVHAMTRSVLVFDEIQTLPVKCVRLFCNVLNWLAQYGCSSAVLCTATQPLLGQVPNPELGSLKLAKDAEIMGGGQDLDILFAGLSRVEIIPKLKAGGWSVDEAGAFLLERFQTASSCLFVVNTKRWAQELYQYCRRQNVPSDALFHLSTNQCAAHRRAIFDVIKQRLQDGKPVLCISTQLIEAGVDISMACVIRALGGLDSIAQAAGRCNRNGENTDKGQVYVLNLQEPDFSKVLPDITAGQANADRVFREFDGQDILQPDAMNRYFEYYFHQRGSEMSYTLANSVSGCLLDWLSDNSRNPYMPKNNKRGKAIPLLMQSFKSAGRAFAAIDAPTRAVIVPYGKGQELIAELCGAWDAKEMRRTLAQAQRYSVNVFPNVWERLQKAQAVRETLAGSGIYYLDERHYHEAYGLCVDEAGEMTFYDL; this is translated from the coding sequence GTGTCTGATAACCAATTTATCGCTCATGTACGAAAGGCAGACGGAGAGCAGCAGCTGCTTGAAACGCATCTTGCGGAAACGGCTGAAATAGCGGGGCTGCTTGCTGCCAAGTTGGGTTTGGGTATGGCGGGCAAGTTGCTCGGGCTGATGCATGATTTCGGCAAATATTCCGAAAAGTTCCAAAGCTATATCCGCCATGCCACGGGCTTGCTTGATCCTGATGCGGATGAAGAAGAAAACACGCCAACGGACAGCAAGGTTGATCATTCCACGGCGGGTGCGCAATGGGTTTATGGCCGTCTGAAAGTGTTTTGGGCGCAATACGGCATCGGCGAACTGTTCGGGCAGATGCTTGGCTTATGCATTGCCTCGCATCATGGGGCGGGGCTGATTGACTGTTTGGATCCTGATAACGGAGAGGCGGTTTGGCGCAAGCGCTTTAATAAAGACGATGCGCTGACGCATTTGGCGCAGTGTGAACAGGTCGCCGACAAATCCGTTTTGCAACAGGCGCAATCCTTGGCTGGCGAGGCTTTGCTTAAAGAAATGCTGACTGCGTTGGATGCGATTATTCGGCCAATGAGCGAGTCGTTTAATAAAGAAAGAAAACATGGCGAGATTAGAACCCCGCACAAAATTGAAGAGTTTTATCTTGGCTGTTTCACCCGTTTTCTTTTTAGCTGCTTGATCGATGCCGACCGTATCAACAGCGCGGATTTTGAGCGTGAAGCGCAGAAAGATGTGCGCCGCTTTGCTGAAATGCCGGATTGGCAGGCCGCCATTGACAAGCTGGAAGCGCATCTTGCGCAGTTTCCCGTCCGTTATCCTATCGACAAAATCCGCCGCGATATTTCCGATACCTGCCTGCGCCGATCCGGCGATCTGCAGGGAATCTATACGCTAACCGTTCCCACCGGTGGCGGCAAAACGCTCGCCAGCCTGCGTTATGCGCTGCACCATGCGCAAAAGCACCGGCTCGACCGCATTATCTATATCATTCCCTACACTTCCATCATCGATCAAAACGCCCGCGCCGTGCGGGATATTCTGGGTGCGGATTGGGTGCTCGAACATCATTCCAATTTGGAACCCGAACAACAAAGCTGGCAAGACAAGCTGTTGTCCGAAAACTGGGACAAACCCATTGTGTTCACCACCATGGTGCAGTTTCTGGATGCATGGTTTGGCGGCGGTACGCGCGGGGTGCGGCATGTTCATGCAATGACCCGCAGCGTGCTGGTTTTTGACGAAATCCAAACCTTACCTGTGAAATGTGTGCGCCTGTTTTGCAATGTGCTCAACTGGCTGGCGCAATACGGCTGCAGCAGCGCGGTTTTGTGTACCGCCACGCAGCCTTTGCTGGGACAGGTTCCCAATCCCGAATTAGGCAGCCTGAAATTGGCAAAAGACGCCGAAATCATGGGTGGCGGGCAGGATTTGGACATCTTGTTTGCCGGTTTGTCGCGCGTGGAAATCATCCCCAAGCTGAAAGCGGGCGGCTGGTCGGTGGACGAGGCGGGCGCGTTTTTGCTGGAACGTTTTCAGACGGCCTCAAGCTGCCTGTTTGTCGTCAATACCAAACGCTGGGCGCAGGAGCTTTACCAATACTGCCGTCGGCAAAACGTACCGAGCGACGCCCTGTTTCATCTCAGCACCAACCAATGCGCCGCGCACCGCAGGGCGATTTTCGATGTCATTAAACAACGCCTGCAAGACGGCAAGCCCGTGCTCTGTATCAGCACCCAGCTGATAGAGGCGGGCGTCGATATTTCCATGGCTTGCGTGATCCGCGCCTTGGGCGGGCTGGACAGCATTGCCCAAGCGGCGGGACGCTGCAACCGCAACGGCGAAAATACCGATAAAGGGCAGGTGTATGTGCTTAATCTGCAAGAGCCGGATTTTTCCAAAGTTTTGCCCGATATCACCGCCGGGCAAGCTAATGCCGATCGGGTGTTTCGCGAGTTTGACGGACAGGATATTTTGCAGCCCGACGCCATGAACCGTTATTTTGAATATTACTTCCACCAACGCGGCAGCGAAATGAGCTACACCCTTGCAAACAGCGTTTCAGGCTGCCTTTTGGACTGGCTTTCCGACAACAGCCGCAATCCTTATATGCCGAAAAATAATAAACGGGGCAAAGCTATTCCGCTGTTGATGCAATCGTTCAAAAGCGCAGGCAGGGCGTTTGCCGCCATCGATGCGCCAACCCGTGCCGTAATTGTGCCCTACGGCAAAGGACAGGAGCTGATAGCCGAGCTGTGCGGCGCATGGGATGCCAAAGAAATGCGCCGCACATTGGCGCAGGCGCAGCGTTACAGCGTGAATGTTTTTCCCAATGTGTGGGAGCGGCTGCAAAAAGCGCAAGCAGTGCGGGAAACTCTTGCCGGTTCGGGCATTTACTATCTCGACGAGCGGCACTATCACGAAGCATACGGACTTTGCGTTGATGAAGCGGGCGAAATGACGTTTTACGATTTATAG
- the hrpA gene encoding ATP-dependent RNA helicase HrpA, translated as MLQPDFTQVLSKDRHFLQSAFKNPKKYGGQAKVEEKYQKSHDIFLKRQAALPKPEFDNTLPVHERLDDIKTAIQNNQVTIICGETGSGKTTQLPKICLELGRGAAGLIGHTQPRRLAARSVAERIAEELGQPIGQAVGYKVRFNDNTSRDASIKLMTDGILLAETQTDRYLAAYDTLIIDEAHERSLNIDFLLGYLKQLLPRRPDLKVIITSATIDAERFSQHFNGAPVLEVSGRTYPVEIRYRPINERDEDEAEIDIPEAIVDAADELARLGDGDILVFLPGEREIREAAEALRKSPLRRNDDILPLFARLSAQEQHKIFHPTGSQRRIILATNVAETSLTVPRIKYVIDTGLARVKRYSARAKVEQLHVEKISQAAARQRSGRCGRVSAGVCIRLYAEDDFNQRSPFTDPEIIRSNLAAVILRMAALKLGDVAAFPFLEAPDQRYINDGFQVLLELGAVEEAV; from the coding sequence ATGCTCCAGCCCGACTTCACCCAAGTGCTCTCCAAAGACCGCCATTTCCTGCAATCCGCCTTTAAAAACCCGAAAAAATACGGCGGCCAAGCCAAAGTCGAAGAAAAATACCAAAAATCCCACGATATTTTCTTAAAACGCCAAGCCGCGTTGCCCAAGCCTGAGTTTGATAACACCCTGCCCGTGCACGAGCGTTTGGACGACATCAAAACCGCCATTCAAAACAATCAAGTAACGATTATCTGCGGCGAAACGGGTTCGGGCAAAACCACCCAGTTGCCCAAAATCTGCCTGGAACTCGGGCGCGGGGCGGCGGGGTTGATCGGACACACGCAGCCGCGCCGCCTTGCCGCGCGTTCGGTTGCCGAGCGCATTGCCGAAGAGCTCGGGCAGCCCATCGGGCAGGCGGTGGGCTACAAAGTGCGTTTTAACGACAACACCTCGCGCGACGCCAGCATCAAGCTGATGACCGACGGCATCCTGCTTGCCGAAACGCAAACCGACCGCTATCTCGCTGCCTACGACACGCTGATTATCGACGAAGCGCACGAACGCAGCCTGAATATTGATTTCCTGTTGGGTTATTTGAAACAGCTTTTGCCGCGCCGCCCCGATTTGAAAGTCATCATCACCTCGGCAACCATAGACGCCGAACGTTTTTCCCAACACTTCAACGGCGCACCCGTATTGGAAGTGTCGGGGCGCACCTATCCCGTAGAAATCCGCTACCGCCCGATTAACGAGCGTGATGAAGACGAAGCGGAAATCGACATTCCCGAAGCGATTGTGGACGCGGCGGACGAACTCGCGCGGCTGGGCGACGGCGACATTCTCGTCTTCCTGCCCGGCGAGCGCGAAATCCGCGAAGCCGCCGAAGCCCTGCGAAAATCCCCGCTGCGCCGCAACGACGACATTCTGCCCCTGTTCGCCCGCCTTTCCGCGCAGGAGCAGCACAAAATCTTCCACCCCACAGGTTCGCAGCGGCGCATTATTTTGGCGACCAACGTTGCCGAAACCTCGCTCACCGTGCCGCGTATCAAATATGTGATTGATACGGGTTTGGCGCGCGTCAAACGCTATTCCGCCCGCGCCAAAGTGGAGCAGCTGCATGTGGAAAAAATCTCCCAAGCCGCCGCCCGCCAGCGTTCGGGGCGATGTGGACGCGTGTCGGCGGGCGTGTGCATCCGCCTGTACGCCGAAGACGATTTCAACCAGCGCAGCCCGTTCACCGACCCCGAAATCATCCGCAGCAACCTCGCCGCCGTCATCCTGCGCATGGCAGCCTTGAAACTCGGCGACGTGGCGGCATTCCCGTTTTTAGAAGCACCCGACCAGCGGTATATCAACGACGGGTTTCAGGTGTTGCTGGAATTGGGGGCGGTGGAAGAGGCCGTCTGA